Part of the Deltaproteobacteria bacterium genome, GGAGCTACTGCCAATTTTGCCTATAAGGATCTCTTCAGATAGCCAGGGAATCAGCTTCCACTTGGGACTGCCGGTAAGAAGGGAGGTGAAATCAAGGCCACGTGGCTTGGCTAAGACAGCCGTCTTGCGATTTTCGCTGATTTGAAAGGAGGGTATGCCAATGTCTCATAAACCGAAATTCGCAGCTCTCGACCGGCGGACTTTCCTGAAAGGGGTCGTGGCAGCAGGGGCCTCGCTGATGGCCCCCTGGCCCAAGGGAATCGTGGGGGAAGTCTCGGCTGCCAAGAAGAGGGTCGTCTATACCGAGCAGTACGGGGGATTCTGGGAGGAGCACTTCAAGAAAAACATCTTCTCGAAATTCACCGAGAAGACCGGGATAGAGGTGGTCACTGTTCCGGGAGCCGGAAGCAAGATCGCACGGATCGACCAGATGGTCAAGTCCGGTAAGGTTGAACTCGATCTGCTGGCCACAGACGCCTCGGACGTGATCAAGGGCAAGAGACTCGGACTCTGGGAAAAACTCAATGAGACCGACGTGCCCAACCTGAAGAAGGTCATACCGGCCCTGCGGGAGAAGGACGATATGTCGGCTCCCAATATCAGCTACTGGATGATACTCTTTTACAACACCAAGGAGATAAAGGAGAGACCAGACTCCTGGGAGGTGCTCTGGGACCCAAAGTATAAGGGTTGGGTTACGGCTTACAACGATCCCGGCTGGTCCAACATCTTTCCCATTACGGCGGCGACCATGGGGATCACCCAGGAAAAGCTGAAAAAGAAGGCCACCCTCGATAGGGTGTGGAAGAAACTCGACAGGCTCAAGTCCCAGATCAAACGGTGGTGGGCAGGTGGTGCTGATTTCCAGCAGTTGGCCGCGGCAGGAGAGGTCTGGATAGGCGAAGCCTGGAATGGTCGGATCTTCGACTCACAGGACAAGGGCGTCCCCATAGATGCCGTCTGGCCCAAGGAGGGAGGGTACCTGGCCATCGACCACTGGACCATAGTAAGAGGAACACCCCGCAGGCAAGAGGCGATGGCCCTGTTGAATTTTCTCCTCGAGCCGGAAAACCAGAAGATGACCGCCGAAAACCTGTCTTACGGACCCACTACGATCGGCACCGTCGACATGCTGGATGAGAAGACCAGATACCGGGTTTACGGCCCTCCAGGTGCCATCGACAAGGCCATCATCGAGGACTGGGGCTGGTACTTCGAGCGGCAGCAGTATATAGAGACTCGCTGGAAGGAATGGATCGCCCTGTAGTCTTTGAACGTCATTCGTGGAGGCATTCCCTGGCTGATGCCTGCTCCGCGCTGAAGTGGCTTGGCGATCCGAGACCTGAGGGGGCGGGTGTCCCCGGGAATGTCTGATCTTCGTGCTCCGTGGAGGCCGCCGCGGAGTACCAGACGTCGCAGGGGAGGATGGTCGTGGCCTTGCTGGAGGTCGAATCACTGACAAAGCAATTCGGTCCTGTCCTTGCCCTGGATGACGTCTCTCTGGCCATCGAATCAGGCGAATTCGTGACTCTTCTCGGTCCCAGCGGCTGCGGGAAGACGACCTTTCTGAGGATCGTGGCCGGCCTTGAGAAGGCCACCCGGGGAAAGATCTATCTCGACGGCAGGTGTATCAACGACCTCCCACCGAACTACCATGAGATGGGATTGGTGGTTCAGAACTATGCCCTCTTTCCCCACATGACGGTCTTCGAGAATGTCGCCTATGGGCTCCGGATACGGCGGCTGGGAGAGGCCGAGATACGCAAGCGGGTCGAAAAGGCCCTGGAGATGGTCCGCCTCCCGGGCTTTGAACAACGCTACCCCCACCAACTGAGCGGCGGCCAGCAGCAGCGCTGTGCCCTTGCCAGAGCCATAGTGATCAGGCCTCGAGTTCTTCTCTTGGACGAGGCGCTCGGCGCCCTGGACAAGAATCTCCGCGAGGAGATGCAGGTGGAGCTGAAACAACTCCAGCAAGAGCTGGGAGTGACCACCATCCACGTGACCCATGACCAGGAAGAGGCCCTCGGCATGTCCGATCGCATCGTCCTTCTCAACCGGGGCCGGGTGGAACAGTTCGGGGCTCCTGCCGAGCTCTATGAAAACCCGCAGACGGAATTCGTGGCCAATTTCATCGGCGATGCCAACATCTTCGACGCCCGGGTTCTGGGTGCGGGTCCCCGGGGAACGGTGACCGCCCGGAGCGAAGAAGGGCTGACCCTGACCGTGGCCCTGGAAGACGACCGAATCCGGGGCCGAGGCAGAATCCTCGTTGTCGTTCGGCCCGAGCGCGTCTTCATCGAGGAGAACCGGCCCTCCCATGAGACCAACGTCTTTCCGGGAACAATCGAGGCTGTGGTGTATCACGGCAATTCGGCCAAGATCATCCTTCATGCGGCCTGCCGACGGCGTTTACTGGTTCACGAACCCAGCCTTGGGGGGCGGAGCAGAAAGGAACGTCAAAGGGGCCAGTCGGTCTGGGTCACCTGGCCTCCTGAGGCGGCACAGGTAATAAGGGCCTGACTGTGACGGTTTTTCCCGACATCGTTACGAGGAGGCGGCCTCTGCCCGGCATGTGGAGCAGACTTCGCGGCGAGACAAAGGCCTTCCTCCTTCTCTCCCCTTCCCTGCTGATTCTCTGTCTGCTGGGGATCTCACTCGGCCTTCTCCTGGTGTACAGCTTTTTCACCTACCGGCAGGGAGGAGGGATGGTGGCAGAGTTCACCCTTCGAAACTACCTCCAGCTCTTCCAAAAGAGGCTCTACTGGAAGGTGATACTGAACACCGTCGAGTTCAGCGTGGCGACCACCGGCCTGGCTCTGCTTCTGGGGTACCCACTGGCCTACTATCTGAACCGGGCCTCCTCGATCCACCGGACCCTCGGGTTCTTGTTCTTGACGGTCCCCTTATGGACGAGCGTCATTG contains:
- a CDS encoding ABC transporter ATP-binding protein, producing the protein MVVALLEVESLTKQFGPVLALDDVSLAIESGEFVTLLGPSGCGKTTFLRIVAGLEKATRGKIYLDGRCINDLPPNYHEMGLVVQNYALFPHMTVFENVAYGLRIRRLGEAEIRKRVEKALEMVRLPGFEQRYPHQLSGGQQQRCALARAIVIRPRVLLLDEALGALDKNLREEMQVELKQLQQELGVTTIHVTHDQEEALGMSDRIVLLNRGRVEQFGAPAELYENPQTEFVANFIGDANIFDARVLGAGPRGTVTARSEEGLTLTVALEDDRIRGRGRILVVVRPERVFIEENRPSHETNVFPGTIEAVVYHGNSAKIILHAACRRRLLVHEPSLGGRSRKERQRGQSVWVTWPPEAAQVIRA
- a CDS encoding ABC transporter substrate-binding protein, whose amino-acid sequence is MSHKPKFAALDRRTFLKGVVAAGASLMAPWPKGIVGEVSAAKKRVVYTEQYGGFWEEHFKKNIFSKFTEKTGIEVVTVPGAGSKIARIDQMVKSGKVELDLLATDASDVIKGKRLGLWEKLNETDVPNLKKVIPALREKDDMSAPNISYWMILFYNTKEIKERPDSWEVLWDPKYKGWVTAYNDPGWSNIFPITAATMGITQEKLKKKATLDRVWKKLDRLKSQIKRWWAGGADFQQLAAAGEVWIGEAWNGRIFDSQDKGVPIDAVWPKEGGYLAIDHWTIVRGTPRRQEAMALLNFLLEPENQKMTAENLSYGPTTIGTVDMLDEKTRYRVYGPPGAIDKAIIEDWGWYFERQQYIETRWKEWIAL